A window from Cryptomeria japonica chromosome 1, Sugi_1.0, whole genome shotgun sequence encodes these proteins:
- the LOC131041885 gene encoding geranylgeranyl diphosphate reductase, chloroplastic yields the protein MAASVAQFSATTAVPTKNCNLSKPLSRVVCQGRTLSYEASRRPIWKNFNGLRSGSEVSRDSQSIYSNECFLRASNAEGRELRNLAAKRGAALVVYAAAGGKKLEGRKLRVAVVGGGPAGGCTAETLTKGGVETFLIERKLDNAKPCGGAIPLCMVGEFDLPLDIIDRRVTKMKMISPSNVAVDVGRTLKENEYIGMVRREVLDSFLRERAAKNGATVINGLFMKMDIPKDSDSPYVLHYTSYDGNAVQGKPCTLEVDAVVGADGANSRVAKNIDAGDYDYAIAFQERIKIPEDKMVYYENLAEMYVGDDVSPDFYGWVFPKCDHVAVGTGTVINKPAIKQYQLATRNRAKEKIEGGKIIKIEAHPIPEHPRPRRVKGRVALVGDAAGYVTKCSGEGIYFAAKSGRMCGEAIIEGSENGARMIDESVLRKYLKKWDKQYWPTYKVLDILQKVFYRSNPAREAFVEMCADDYVQKMTFDSYLYKTVVPGNPLDDIKLAINTIGSLVRANALKKEMKKLSV from the coding sequence ATGGCTGCCAGTGTAGCCCAATTTTCAGCGACCACTGCTGTACCCACCAAAAATTGTAACCTTTCTAAGCCCTTGTCAAGGGTAGTATGCCAAGGTCGCACATTAAGTTATGAAGCTTCCAGAAGACCAATTTGGAAGAATTTCAATGGGTTGAGAAGTGGATCCGAAGTTTCAAGGGATAGTCAGTCTATTTACTCAAATGAGTGTTTTTTGAGGGCGTCAAACGCGGAGGGCAGAGAGCTGCGAAATTTGGCTGCAAAAAGAGGGGCCGCTTTGGTTGTATATGCAGCAGCGGGGGGCAAAAAGCTGGAAGGGAGGAAGTTGAGAGTGGCTGTTGTGGGAGGAGGGCCAGCGGGGGGCTGTACAGCTGAAACATTGACCAAAGGTGGAGTGGAAACATTTCTTATTGAAAGAAAGCTGGACAATGCCAAGCCCTGTGGTGGTGCAATCCCTCTCTGCATGGTAGGTGAGTTTGATCTTCCTTTGGATATAATTGATAGAAGGGTCACCAAAATGAAAATGATTTCCCCTTCCAATGTGGCAGTTGATGTGGGTAGGACCTTAAAAGAGAATGAGTATATTGGGATGGTTAGGAGGGAGGTTTTAGATAGTTTTCTTAGAGAGAGAGCAGCTAAAAACGGTGCTACCGTGATTAATGGGCTGTTCATGAAAATGGACATTCCTAAGGACAGCGATAGTCCATATGTATTGCATTATACTTCCTACGATGGAAATGCTGTCCAGGGAAAGCCCTGTACTTTGGAAGTTGATGCTGTCGTTGGTGCAGATGGGGCTAATAGCAGAGTGGCAAAGAACATTGATGCGGGGGACTATGATTATGCTATTGCATTCCAGGAGAGGATTAAGATTCCTGAGGATAAGATGGTTTACTATGAGAATTTGGCAGAAATGTATGTTGGAGATGATGTTTCTCCTGATTTCTATGGGTGGGTGTTCCCTAAATGTGATCATGTAGCAGTGGGGACAGGGACTGTGATTAACAAGCCTGCCATTAAACAGTACCAGTTGGCTACTAGAAACAGGGCTAAGGAAAAGATTGAAGGGGGGAAGATCATAAAGATAGAAGCACATCCTATTCCTGAGCATCCGAGGCCAAGGAGGGTTAAGGGTAGGGTTGCTTTGGTTGGAGATGCTGCCGGATATGTGACTAAGTGTTCTGGTGAGGGAATATATTTCGCTGCAAAGTCTGGAAGGATGTGTGGAGAGGCTATAATTGAAGGATCTGAAAATGGCGCTAGGATGATTGATGAATCTGTTTTGAGAAAGTATCTTAAAAAGTGGGATAAGCAGTATTGGCCTACTTACAAAGTTTTGGACATTCTTCAGAAGGTTTTCTATAGATCAAACCCCGCGAGAGAAGCCTTTGTGGAGATGTGTGCAGATGATTACGTGCAGAAGATGACTTTTGACAGTTACCTTTACAAAACTGTTGTGCCTGGCAACCCACTTGATGATATTAAACTTGCAATCAACACAATTGGGAGTCTAGTGAGAGCTAATGCTCTGAAAAAGGAAATGAAGAAGCTTTCTGTATAG